The following coding sequences lie in one Rutidosis leptorrhynchoides isolate AG116_Rl617_1_P2 chromosome 4, CSIRO_AGI_Rlap_v1, whole genome shotgun sequence genomic window:
- the LOC139843346 gene encoding flowering time control protein FPA-like, translated as MSNNLWVGSLSTDVTKSELKNLFAKYGGVDSVSCYPSRNYAFVYLKNAEDAVKARDNLQGFVLHGSPLKIEFAKSAKPCNSLWVSGISTCVSSEELLEDFSKFGKIQNFTFQLEKRCAYVDYFSVEDASKALKGMHGKFKGGSVIRVDYSRSHSRKNILPLESQKGDEQLSNVLFISYPPTIHIDEQMLHNAMILFGEIEKIKCVPSKYCSFVEFRSVEEAQLAKDGLQGRLFNDPRILISFSINEPSLNPYFTVPTGPMPDASFQPVQLDSFGQPLVLNSFHGGSFNSILPGQDLGLGGSYPNLITPIGNLNQMSSPLSQKRLDPTTIQRDPKRLRTNVTSPLNGLNDQFLLPDQTSRGVVATNTRFTNIALPNVNYIWRGVIAKAGNHVCRARCVPVGDWIGYEIPEIVNCSARTGLDMLAKHYTDAIGFDIVYFLPDSEEDFASYTEFLQFMGDRDRAGVVKFDDGTTLFLVPPSDFLRTVLKVSGPERLYGVVLKFPQNDPDTTSGPTISQPQYAGNLQDPVTSNVKPVYSVPPVTATSASSHGLSLTPELVATLASLAKVNSNGQLVNDRQFNGQRYEDDTSNLSQPFMQKPAYLSNTVNSVNLNQHPMQAAQQYPPDYLQTDSPSGFHAGSYGVQSAKQVYGTNVNEQQSIVNSGMDISEQMQQVQSALMGANQQTSELDANKNERYQSTLQFAANLLLQIQKRSGTETDGNR; from the exons ATGTCTAACAACCTATGGGTCGGTAGTTTGTCCACAGATGTAACGAAATCAGAGTTGAAGAATTTGTTTGCGAAATACGGCGGTGTTGATAGCGTATCGTGTTATCCTTCAAGGAATTATGCTTTTGTTTATTTGAAGAATGCAGAAGATGCTGTGAAGGCTAGGGATAATCTACAAGGCTTTGTTCTTCATGGAAGCCCGTTGAAGATTGAATTTGCTAAATCG GCTAAACCTTGTAATAGCCTCTGGGTTAGTGGTATCAGTACGTGCGTTTCAAGTGAAGAGCTACTCGAAGATTTCTCTAAATTTGGCAAAATCCAGAACTTCACATTTCAATTGGAAAAAAGATGTGCCTACGTCGATTATTTTAGTGTAGAAGATGCTTCAAAGGCTCTTAAAGGTATGCATGGCAAGTTTAAAGGTGGAAGTGTAATTCGTGTGGATTATTCCAGATCTCACTCCAGAAAA AATATTCTGCCATTAGAAAGCCAAAAAGGAGATGAACAACTAAGTAACGTTTTGTTTATATCTTATCCTCCTACTATTCATATCGATGAACAAATGTTGCACAATGCTATGATTTTATTTGGCGAGATCGAAAAGATCAAATGTGTCCCATCAAAATactgttcgtttgttgaatttagaAGCGTAGAAGAAGCTCAGCTCGCTAAAGATGGGCTGCAGGGAAGACTTTTTAACGATCCCAGAATTTTAATTTCGTTCTCAATAAACGAGCCATCACTAAACCCATATTTTACTGTACCCACAGGCCCAATGCCCGATGCATCATTCCAACCAGTACAATTGGATTCATTTGGTCAACCATTAGTGCTAAATAGCTTCCATGGGGGTAGCTTTAATTCTATACTCCCCGGTCAAGATTTAGGTTTGGGCGGGTCTTACCCTAATCTTATTACTCCAATAGGTAATCTTAATCAGATGTCTTCTCCTTTGAGTCAGAAACGATTAGATCCGACTACTATTCAAAGGGATCCCAAAAGGTTGAGAACTAATGTTACGTCGCCCTTAAATGGATTGAATGATCAGTTTTTGCTACCCGATCAAACATCTAGAGGCGTTGTTGCAACAAACACAAGATTCACAAACATTGCTCTACCAAATGTTAACTATATTTGGCGAGGGGTTATTGCTAAGGCGGGAAATCATGTTTGTCGTGCACGTTGTGTTCCTGTTGGAGATTGGATTGGATATGAGAT CCCCGAAATCGTAAATTGCTCTGCTAGAACAGGATTGGATATGCTGGCTAAACATTACACAGATGCTATCGGTTTCGATATTGTTTACTTTCTACCCGACAGTGAAGAAGATTTCGCGTCATATACTGAATTTTTACAGTTCATGGGTGACCGGGATCGAGCGGGTGTTGTTAAATTTGATGACGGGACAACCTTATTTTTGGTTCCACCATCTGACTTTTTAAGAACAGTTTTAAAAGTTTCTGGTCCGGAACGTCTTTATGGTGTGGTTCTTAAGTTCCCACAAAACGACCCCGACACAACATCCGGTCCCACAATCAGCCAGCCTCAATATGCTGGAAATTTACAAGATCCTGTAACTAGTAATGTCAAACCTGTGTACTCTGTACCACCCGTTACTGCCACATCAGCATCCTCACATGGACTTTCTTTGACACCTGAACTTGTTGCTACTCTTGCGTCTTTAGCCAAAGTCAACTCTAATGGTCAACTAGTGAATGATAGGCAATTTAATGGACAGAGATATGAAGATGATACATCTAATTTGAGTCAACCGTTCATGCAAAAACCAGCTTATTTATCAAATACTGTTAATTCAGTAAATCTTAATCAACATCCCATGCAGGCCGCCCAGCAATACCCGCCCGATTATTTGCAGACGGATAGTCCGTCTGGGTTTCATGCTGGATCTTATGGTGTTCAATCTGCAAAACAGGTATATGGTACTAATGTTAATGAACAACAAAGTATTGTGAACTCTGGTATGGATATATCTGAACAGATGCAGCAAGTTCAATCGGCGTTAATGGGAGCAAATCAGCAGACGTCGGAGTTAGATGCCAATAAGAATGAGCGGTATCAATCGACGCTACAATTTGCAGCTAACCTGTTGCTTCAGATACAGAAGCGTTCGGGGACGGAAACGGATGGGAACCGCTAA